A single Cryptococcus neoformans var. grubii H99 chromosome 7, complete sequence DNA region contains:
- a CDS encoding small subunit ribosomal protein S5 has protein sequence MAPPLTRPLRSLNPAARHLARCASTAASQSSSAPPPPSDPQSSEHSPLPRPAFSVPYTPVPRLPGFPNSFKSPSHKHYNYPTPLFNSPPTEKMPDTLAEQSQAKKETKLAAVSGLSREELRNLCRFTVRSTKVQHMTKKGKMASQQAYVVVGHPEKGLVGLGRGRGHSHAAAQDDGFQKAVLNMDYVNRYEERTLWGEGKDLQGKWGAAKVHLRARPPGFGLMVPPMIHRVFTACGIKDASAMIVGSRNRPDVLKATIQVLHGGGNPSGFGTGIFGKKGPRENKGRGMRSKDEIERERGRYGVDVGRRI, from the exons ATGGCTCCCCCCCTCACCCGCCCCCTACGCTCCCTCAACCCGGCCGCCCGCCATCTCGCAAGATGTGCTTCCACAGCAGCCTCTCAGAGCTCATCGgcacctcctcccccttctgATCCCCAGTCTTCTGAGCACTCTCCCCTCCCCCGTCCGGCTTTCTCAGTCCCCTACACACCTGTCCCCCGCTTACCGGGATTCCCCAACTCATTTAAATCACCATCTCACAAGCACTATAACTATCCCACGCCACTCTTTAACAGTCCACCTACTGAGAAGATGCCAGACACCCTTGCAGAGCAGAGtcaggcgaagaaggaaacgAAACTCGCAGCTGTATCGGGGCTCTCTAGAGAAGAGCTTAGGAATTTGTGCAGGTTCACTGTGAGGTCGACCAAAGTTCAACATATGacaaagaagggaaagat GGCTTCGCAACAAGCATATGTTGTTGTCGGCCATCCTGAAAAGGGTCTCGTGGGGCTTGGTCGTGGTAGAGGACATAGTCACGCTGCCGCTCAGGATGATGGATTCCAAAAAG CTGTGCTTAACATGGATTACGTGAATCGGTATGAAGAAAGAACTCTTTGGGGCGAAGGAAAGGACTTACAAGGCAAATGGGGAGCTGCCAAGGTCCACTTGCGTGCTCGACCACCAG GATTTGGCCTTATGGTCCCTCCTATGATCCATCGAGTCTTCACTGCTTGCGGTATCAAGGATGCGAGCGCGATGATCGTCGGTTCCAGGAATCGACCCGACGTGCTCAAGGCGACCATTCAAGTCTTGCATGGTGGC GGAAATCCTTCTGGCTTCGGTACAGGTATTTTCGGGAAGAAAGGACCCCGAGAAAACAAGGGTCGGGGAATGAGGAGCAAGGACGAGATTGAGCGCGAACGAGGGAGGTATGGAGTGGATGTCGGCAGGAGAATCTAA
- a CDS encoding endoplasmic reticulum protein, translating into MRSRARTSQSGKTLRNYSCEENGSDVNDVPQANDTPDAKAAGVELPVAGAADAEPEGGKPKLEKFKYSREQVLLDSTIVSFFSLCIYRHLTTVITVIVMWLSVPAYWGSLWRFNKYTDKLTVRVIDRDDAEIGQTFSRGLLSQINLNFFATDSSELPTAAEVAHYVVEEGVWASMPFYLLGEMVTLAGVALLSSRFSRRKPDRKLGAATYLQDNANDVTAFRFVAQAPSTITNAVWYSMNNLRPYDHPVAQAITLVGLMLMPIFSFIMTMTNNAVREVIAPFLTTRAYIIYRLVSPVCLYLPVSFFFCMVNLPFKVQFGAHFIYAGNFFLWWFSLFLVWPLWPRYRVTNYRARFQVYGFLPSAHYYRECLRRQLAP; encoded by the exons atgagaagtCGAGCTAGAACTAGTCAATCTGGCAAGACTCTCAGGAATTACTCTTGCGAGGAGAACGGTTCGGATGTAAACGATGTGCCCCAGGCGAACGACACTCCAGATGCTAAAGCGGCAGGCGTCGAGTTGCCTGTCGCTGGAGCTGCGGATGCTGAGCCTGAAGGGGGCAAGCCAAAATTAGAGAAGTTCAAATATAGCCGTGAGCAAGTTCTCCTTG ATTCTACGATagtctctttcttttctttatgCATCTATAGACACCTTACAACAGTAATCACCGTCATCGTCATGTGGTTAAGTGTTCCAGCCTACTGGGGTTCTT TGTGGAGATTCAACAAATATACCGACAAATTGACCGTCAGAGTCATCGATCGAGATGACGCTGAAATCGGCCAGACCTTCTCTCGAGGTCTTCTATCTCAAATCAACCTCAACTTTTTTGCTACAGACTCCTCTGAACTTCCCACCGCTGCCGAAGTCGCCCATTATGTagttgaggaaggagtgTGGGCATCAATGCCCTTTTATCTTCTAGGGGAAATGGTGACTCTAGCTGGAGTGGCTCTTCTGTCATCGAGGTTTTCTAGGCGCAAGCCAGACAGGAAACTG GGCGCGGCTACCTACCTCCAAGACAACGCCAACGATGTCACCGCCTTCAGGTTCGTCGCTCAGGCGCCCTCGACGATCACCAACGCTGTATGGTATTCGATGAATAACCTTAGGCCCTACGACCATCCCGTCGCTCAGGCTATTACCCTCGTTGGGCTTATGCTCAtgcccatcttctccttcatcatgACTATGACCAACAACGCTGTTCGCGAAGTCATCgcccccttcctcaccacTCGAGCTTACATCATCTATCGACTTGTCTCCCCTGTCTGTCTCTACCTTCCtgtctctttcttcttctgcatgGTCAACTTACCCTTCAAAGTCCAGTTTGGGGCGCATTTTATTTATGCAGGTAATTTCTTTCTTTGGTGgttctctcttttcttggTATGGCCATTATGGCCTCGCTACCGAGTCACCAATTACCGTGCTCGGTTCCAAGTTTATggttttcttccttctgcccATTATTATCGTGAATGTCTCCGTCGTCAGCTTGCCCCATGA
- a CDS encoding ubiquitin-conjugating enzyme E2 J2 encodes MATKVAQKRLQKEYLSMQKSPPPFIWACPEEKNILDWHFIIRGPPDTPYEGGEYHGLIWFPSDYPFKPPDVKLFTPSGRFEVGHKICMSMTSYHPSTWNAAWSVATILTGLLSFMLSNEITAGAVKTTNEEKRLLAKQSHAFNLRSKKFREIFPDYATPEMTDLPDMGGPAASSASKVSEPVNNSTAPNSSSPTSIPVAVPLAQLTQTTHTPHGQARPEQRMQRHAAGNWLFSWRWVVAVVVLAILGRLSSFAGL; translated from the exons ATGGCTACCAAGGTCGCCCAAAAGAGA CTCCAGAAG GAGTATCTTTCAATGCAGAAGTCACCTCCCCCATTCATCTGGGCTTGTccggaagagaagaacaTATTGGATT GGCACTTTATCATT CGTGGACCCCCTGACACCCCGTATGAGGGAGGAGAATATCATGGTCTTATCTGGTTCCCTAGTGACTATC CTTTCAAACCGCCAGATGTCAAACTCTTCACACCTTCTGGGAGGTTCGAAGTTGGTCACAAAATTTGCATGAGCATGACTTCTTA CCATCCTAGCAC ATGGAATGCTGCTTGGTCTGTTGCCACGATTTTGACTGGTCTTCTGAGTTTCATGCTCAGCAACGA AATAACAGCCGGGGCCGTGAAGACAAccaatgaagaaaaaaggctTTTAGCCAAACAGAGTCATGCGTTTAACTTGAGAAGCAAGAAATTTAGA GAGATATTCCCTGAT TATGCCACCCCTGAGATGACTGATCTTCCTGATATGGGCGGGCCTGCCGCGTCATCT GCGTCCAAAGTCTCAGAACCAGTGAATAACTCAACTGCACCCAATTCGTCTTCGCCTACCAGCATTCCTGTTGCCGTTCCTTTGGCCCAGCTTACACAAACAACACATACACCACATGGACAAGCTCGACCAGAGCAACGCATGCAACGGCACGCTGCAGGGAATTGGTTGTTCAGTTGGCGATGGGTTGTAGCGGTCGTAGTGCTTGCTATATTGGGCAGattatcttcttttgcGGGACTTTGA
- a CDS encoding large subunit acidic ribosomal protein P2: MKLIAAYLLLQQGGNASPSAADIKALLETVGVEAEEDRLSKLISELEGKDINEVIAEGSSKLASVPSGGAAPAAAAGGAAAGGAAEAAPAEEKKEEAKEESDDDMGFGLFD; the protein is encoded by the exons ATGAAGCTCATCGCCGCTtacctccttctccaacagGGTGGCAACGCCTCCCCCTCTGCCGCTGACATCAAGGCCCTCCTTGAGACCGTTGGTGTCGAGGCTGAGGAGGACAGGCTCTCCAAGCTCATCTCCGAGCTCGAGGGCAAGGACATCAACGAG GTCATCGCTGAGGGTTCTTCCAAGCTCGCTTCCGTCCCCTCTGGTGGTGCCGCTcccgccgctgctgctggtggtgcCGCTGCCGGTGGTGCCGCTGAGGCTGCCCCtgctgaggagaagaaggaggaggccaaggaggagTCTGACGACGACATG GGCTTCGGTCTCTTCGACTAA
- a CDS encoding cyclin-dependent kinase regulatory subunit CKS1, translating to MAPGKQPATLEELSERIIYSDRYSDDRFEYRHVILPKQMLKLIPKRYFASDDSGLLRILEEDEWRGIGITQSLGWEHFEVHAPEPHILLFRRPLPGSNANAKRQ from the exons ATGGCTCCTGGAAAGCAACCGGCTACTCTCGAAGAACTTTCTGAACG GATTATCTACTCGGACCGAT ACTCAGATGACAGATTCGAGTACCGACATGTTATTCTCCCCAAACAAATGCTTAAACTCATTCCCAAGCGATATTTTGCGTCTGACGATTCTGGTTTGCTGAGGATtttggaggaagacgagtgGCGTGGCATTGGCATCACCCAGTCTCTGGGATGGGAACATTTCGAAGTGCATG CCCCTGAACCTCATATTC TCCTCTTCAGGCGTCCTCTT CCCGGTTCGAACGCCAACGCCAAACGGCAATAG
- a CDS encoding acetyl-CoA carboxylase/biotin carboxylase, translating into MSSATPNGSAVNGQSDIYDHSKVAQFIGANSVESAPSGRVTDFVKAHSGHTVITKVLIANNGIAAVKEIRSIRKWSYETFGSERQIEFTVMATPEDLRINAEYIRMADRYVEVPGGSNNNNYANVDFIVDVAERAGVHAVWAGWGHASENPRLPETLAKSKIIFIGPPGSAMRSLGDKISSTIVAQHAKVPCMPWSGTGISDTMLSPQGFVTVPDKAYDDACVHSWEEGLDRAEKIGFPVMIKASEGGGGKGIRKVEDGEKFKNAFQAVAGEVPGSPIFIMKLAGSARHLEVQLIADQYGNAISLFGRDCSVQRRHQKIIEEAPVTIAKPETFEEMEKAAVRLAKLVGYVSAGTVEYLYSHSDDSFYFLELNPRLQVEHPTTEMVSGCNIPAVQLQIAMGIPLHRIRDIRTLYGMDPHGITEIDFDGSKPESVNTQRKPTPKGHVIACRITGENPDAGFKPSSGNLTELNFRSNSNVWGYFSVSSAGGLHEYADSQFGHIFAYGMERSEARKSMVVALKELSIRGEFRTTVEYLIKLLEKPEFENNTLTTQWLDGLIAEGMTSERPDPVVAVVCGAVVKAYLAYEASLAKYKSVLDKGQVPPKDSLQTFFKSEFIYENVRYSFAMAKSSAYSFTLYLNGGRIFVGCRGLSDGGLLISLSGASHTVYFREEVGAMVLSVDSKTTLIEDEQDPSQLRSPSPGKLVRYLIDSGDHVDAGDAYAEIEVMKMIMPVTASESGIAQFMKQPGQTLASGELLGILTLDDPTKVKFAKPFEGILPTFELKNGRYGTKPHQRLREHLEVLYDNLSGYDNSASVLSSLRVVEAALRDADLPYSNAQGVMSTLSGRIPQKLEDEIRSILDSCRAGQLEFPSRKLQRTIDVFVEENVLPKERPQVIAAISPLKALIDAFAHGLKVHEWQTWADLLSFFADVEEPFADTTRTQENVILKLRDDCKDLDQVVNLVLSHSKIALKTKLVLALLDIIKSESPRASMTPESRVNDALSRLAALDSRPTAKVALKAKEVMIVGSLPSYEERLGQLERLLSAAVTTSYYGQQGSGHRLPSADVLKEVTDSRYTVFDVLTTFFDHDDPWVALAALEVYVRRAYRVYNVLHLDYEAGEKGGEPHIITWRFKLGGHQSEPVTPRVDSTKDFTRIASMSDLSYVVNTKTEPVRFGLMTSYNDLASLEQGFAKLLSMYPAFSHAEHIEKFGKDARHPHVMNVALRLFNGEQMSDSELNERFHALANQYAAEINGKGIRRVSFVICRKDQYPAYVTLRESVEGYWKEEEAIRDIEPALAYQLELGRLSNFKITPQPSSNRQIHVYHAVGRENTSDVRFFVRALLRPGRFQGNMQVKEYLISETDRLVGDVLDTLEVVSSQHRQADCNHIMVNCVYNLNVTFDDLQEALAGFIERHGKRLWRLRVTQAEIRVVIEDEEGNVLPIRSFIENVSGFVVKYEAYQEIDNDKGKSILKSIGESGQFHLQPVNFPYSTKESLQPRRYQAHVIGTTYVYDFPDLFRQATGKAWHNLQAYLPNIKIPSDLLTATELVFDEHGELQEVNRAPGLNTCGMVAWVYTLKTPEYPQGRRVVVISNDITYQIGSFGPIEDEFFYKATQYARKHGLPRIYLSANSGARIGLAEEVMALFDVAWRETGKPEKGFDYLYLTPANLEKLNDMGPGSVITDEIEVDGERRHKLVSVIGLKDGLGVECLRGSGLIAGETSRAYDDIFTISMVTARSVGIGAYLVRLGQRVVQVEGQPIILTGAQAINKVLGKEVYTSNIQLGGPQIMYKNGISHLTAGSDLDGALQIINYLMFIPEQRGRAIPILPTGDHWDRAVEWKPTKAAYDPRNFLSGCSEDVDGVQSWKSGILDNGSFFETMGGWAQTIVTGRGRISGIPVAVIAAETRSIERVDPADPANENSQESRVSLAGTVWFPDSSRKTATAIEDANREGLPLVIFANFRGFSGGMSDMAQAILKEGAKIVDGLSSYKHPVIVYLVPNGELRGGAWVVLDPSINPEHMTMFVDNESRGGVLEPEGIVEVKYRKPKVQATMARLDEEYARLKKEVENPSASPEEKAAATAKLEAREKHLGPAYQSIALEFADLHDRSGRMKAKADCIPCDWENSRRAIYWSLRRKLSEIRILKKLENANPRLTYPERKELLQQFIPVELSSDSEVAAYIEKSGEAIESFIQGVRDEWCSDTLVSWVGTNQEGVMSGFKRILEGLSAEQKTQVLAELGVQGQA; encoded by the exons ATGTCTTCGGCTACCCCCAACGGGAGCGCCGTGAATGGTCAATCAGACATATACGACCATTCCAAAGTTGCCCAGTTTATCG GCGCCAACTCTGTCGAGTCTGCACCTTCTGGCCGGGTGACCGACTTTGTCAAGGCTCACAGCGGTCACACTGTTATCACTAAG GTTTTGATCGCCAACAATGGTATTGCTGCTGTTAAGGAAATTAGATCCATCAGAAAATGGTCTTACGAAACTTTTGGCTCCGAGCGTCAAATTGAATTCACTGTCATGGCGACTCCGGAAGATTTAAGAATCAATGCCGAGTATATCCGCATGGCGGACCGATACGTTGAGGTCCCCGGTGgaagcaacaacaacaactaTGCCAACGTTGATTTCATTGTAGATGTTGCGGAACGAGCCGGTGTGCATGCGGTCTGGGCCGGTTG GGGTCATGCCTCTGAAAACCCTCGGCTTCCTGAAACTCTCGCAAAATCGAAGATCATCTTTATCGGTCCCCCTGGATCTGCTATGCGATCCCTTGGTGACAAGATTTCATCCACCATTGTTGCTCAGCACGCGAAAGTTCCCTGTATGCCGTGGTCCGGTACCGGCATTTCCGACACAATGCTTTCTCCCCAAGGCTTCGTGACCGTTCCTGACAAAGCATACGACGATGCTTGTGTCCACAGCTGGGAGGAGGGTCTTGACAGGGCTGAGAAGATTGGGTTCCCCGTCATGATCAAGGCTAGTGAgggcggtggtggtaagggcaTCAGaaaggttgaggatggagagaagttCAAGAATGCGTTCCAGGCTGTTGCCGGCGAAGTACCTG GATCACCCATCTTCATTATGAAGCTTGCCGGATCAGCTCGTCACTTGGAAGTTCAACTTATCGCTGACCAATACGGTAATGCCATATCCCTTTTCGGTCGAGACTGTTCCGTTCAGCGTCGACACCAAAAGATCATCGAAGAAGCGCCTGTCACCATTGCAAAGCCGGAGAcatttgaagagatggagaaggcagCAGTTCGACTTGCCAAATTGGTCGGCTACGTCTCTGCTGGTACGGTCGAGTATCTTTACTCCCACTCTGATGATAGTTTCTACTTCCTCGAGTTGAACCCCCGTCTTCAAGTGGAGCACCCTACCACTGAGATGGTCAGTGGCTGTAACATTCCTGCGGTTCAACTCCAAATTGCGATGGGTATTCCTCTCCACCGAATCCGAGACATCCGTACTCTCTACGGTATGGACCCTCACGGCATCACAGAAATTGACTTCGACGGTAGCAAGCCTGAGTCCGTCAACACTCAGCGTAAGCCTACTCCTAAGGGCCATGTCATTGCTTGTCGTATCACTGGTGAAAACCCCGACGCTGGGTTCAAGCCTTCTTCCGGTAACCTTACCGAGCTCAACTTCCGTTCCAACTCCAACGTCTGGGGTTACTTTTCCGTGTCCTCTGCTGGTGGTCTCCATGAATATGCCGACTCTCAATTCGGACACATTTTTGCCTACGGCATGGAGCGAAGTGAGGCCCGGAAATCGATGGTCGTCGCGCTCAAGGAGTTGAGCATCCGCGGTGAATTCCGAACGACGGTTGAATACTTGATCAAGTTGCTTGAGAAGCCAGAATTTGAAAACAACACCCTTACTACCCAATGGCTGGATGGCCTTATCGCGGAGGGTATGACTTCTGAACGCCCGGACCCTGTTGTCGCTGTCGTTTGCGGCGCTGTAGTTAAGGCTTACCTTGCTTACGAAGCGTCACTTGCTAAGTACAAATCGGTACTTGACAAGGGTCAAGTTCCTCCTAAAGACTCTCTCCAGACTTTCTTCAAGAGTGAATTCATTTACGAGAATGTGCGATATTCATTTGCCATGGCCAAGTCTTCTGCCTACTCTTTCACTCTCTACCTCAACGGCGGTCGTATCTTTGTCGGGTGCCGAGGTCTCAGCGATGGTGGTCTTCTGATCTCCCTGAGCGGTGCTTCTCACACAGTTTACTTccgagaagaagttggcGCCATGGTCCTTTCCGTGGACTCCAAGACCACTCTTATTGAAGATGAGCAGGACCCAAGTCAGCTCCGAAGCCCTTCTCCCGGTAAACTTGTTCGGTACCTCATTGACTCTGGTGATCATGTCGATGCGGGCGATGCCTATGCCGAGATTGAAGTCATGAAGATGATTATGCCAGTGACTGCCAGCGAGAGCGGTATCGCTCAATTCATGAAGCAACCTGGCCAGACCCTGGCTTCCGGCGAGTTGCTCGGTATCTTGACCCTCGACGATCCTACCAAGGTCAAATTCGCTAAGCCTTTCGAGGGTATTCTTCCAACTTTCGAATTAAAGAACGGTCGATACGGCACGAAGCCTCATCAACGTTTGCGCGAGCATCTTGAAGTTCTTTACGACAACCTTTCCGGCTATGATAACAGTGCCTCTGtcctttcttcgcttcgTGTGGTCGAGGCTGCCCTTCGTGATGCCGACCTTCCGTACTCTAACGCTCAGGGGGTCATGTCCACCCTCAGCGGTCGTATTCCGCAAAAGCTCGAGGACGAAATCCGCAGCATTTTGGATTCTTGCCGTGCCGGACAGCTTGAGTTCCCTAGCCGCAAGCTTCAACGTACCATCGATGTGTTTGTCGAAGAAAACGTCTTGCCCAAAGAGCGCCCTCAGGTTATTGCGGCCATTTCCCCTCTCAAGGCTCTGATTGATGCCTTCGCACATGGACTTAAAGTTCACGAGTGGCAGACTTGGGCGGACCTGCTAAGCTTCTTCGCCGACGTCGAAGAGCCATTCGCCGACACCACCCGTACTCAAGAGAACGTCATTCTCAAGCTTAGAGATGATTGCAAAGACCTTGACCAGGTTGTTAATCTCGTCCTTTCCCACAGTAAGATTGCTTTAAAGACCAAGTTGGTCCTTGCTTTGCTTGATATTATCAAGTCCGAATCGCCTCGTGCCTCCATGACTCCCGAGAGCCGTGTCAATGACGCTCTTAGTCGACTTGCCGCTCTCGACAGTCGGCCCACCGCCAAGGTTGCGCTCAAGGCTAAGGAGGTGATGATTGTCGGATCTCTCCCGAGCTATGAGGAGAGACTTGGCCAACTGGAGAGACTTCTCAGTGCTGCTGTCACTACCAGCTATTACGGCCAACAAGGCTCCGGCCATCGATTGCCTTCGGCTGATGTTCTCAAGGAGGTCACCGACTCTCGTTACACCGTCTTCGATGTGCTCACCACTTTCTTCGATCATGATGATCCTTGGGTTGCCCTTGCTGCCCTCGAAGTGTACGTCCGACGAGCATACCGAGTGTACAACGTCTTGCACCTTGATTACGAAGCAGGTGAAAAAGGTGGCGAGCCTCATATCATCACATGGCGATTCAAGCTTGGCGGTCATCAAAGTGAGCCGGTCACCCCTCGTGTTGACTCTACCAAGGACTTCACCCGTATTGCAAGCATGTCTGACCTCAGCTATGTTGTCAACACCAAGACTGAGCCCGTCCGATTTGGTCTCATGACTTCGTACAATGATTTGGCTTCTCTTGAGCAAGGCTTTGCTAAACTCCTGTCCATGTACCCCGCCTTCAGCCATGCTGAACACATCGAAAAATTCGGAAAGGACGCCCGCCATCCCCATGTTATGAATGTCGCCCTACGTTTGTTTAATGGTGAACAAATGTCTGACAGTGAACTCAACGAGCGATTCCACGCGCTTGCAAACCAGTATGCTGCGGAGATTAATGGGAAGGGTATCCGACGAGTCAGCTTCGTAATCTGCCGCAAGGACCAATACCCGGCCTACGTGACTCTTCGCGAATCTGTTGAGGGTTattggaaggaggaagaagctatCAGAGACATCGAGCCTGCTCTTGCTTATCAGCTTGAACTTGGACGACTCTCTAACTTCAAGATCActcctcagccttcttctaACCGACAAATTCATGTTTACCATGCGGTTGGCCGTGAGAACACTTCTGATGTTCGCTTCTTTGTGCGAGCGCTTCTTCGACCAGGTCGTTTCCAAGGAAACATGCAGGTCAAAGAGTACCTTATCTCTGAGACAGACCGGCTTGTAGGCGACGTCCTTGATACCCTTGAAGTTGTCAGCTCCCAGCACCGACAAGCCGACTGTAACCACATCATGGTTAACTGTGTCTACAACCTCAATGTCACCTTTGACGACCTCCAGGAGGCGTTGGCTGGTTTCATTGAGCGTCATGGCAAGAGGCTGTGGAGGTTGCGTGTGACTCAGGCGGAGATCAGAGTGGTTattgaagacgaggaagggaaCGTTTTACCCATCCGATCGTTCATTGAGAATGTTTCAGGATTTGTAGTTAAGTATGAGGCTTATCAGGAAATCGATAACGACAAGGGCAAGTCCATCCTTAAGTCCATTGGTGAGAGCGGTCAATTCCATCTCCAGCCTGTCAACTTCCCTTACTCGACCAAGGAGTCTCTCCAGCCTCGTCGATACCAAGCTCACGTGATCGGTACCACTTATGTCTATGACTTCCCAGACCTTTTCCGACAGGCGACTGGCAAAGCATGGCATAATCTCCAGGCTTATCTGCCCAACATCAAGATTCCATCAGATTTGCTTACTGCTACCGAATTGGTCTTTGACGAGCATGGTGAATTGCAGGAAGTGAATCGTGCTCCTGGCCTCAACACCTGCGGTATGGTCGCCTGGGTGTACACCCTCAAGACACCCGAGTATCCCCAAGGCCGTCGAGTCGTCGTCATTTCTAACGACATCACTTACCAGATTGGGTCTTTCGGTCCaattgaagatgaattcTTCTACAAGGCGACCCAGTATGCCCGTAAGCACGGTCTTCCTCGAATTTACCTTTCCGCAAACTCTGGTGCTCGTATTGGCCTGGCTGAGGAAGTCATGGCTCTTTTCGATGTTGCTTGGCGTGAAACTGGCAAGCCCGAAAAAGGCTTTGACTATCTCTACCTCACACCGGCCAATCTTGAGAAGCTTAATGACATGGGGCCCGGCAGTGTGATCACTGACGAAATTGAGGTCGATGGGGAGAGGAGGCATAAGCTTGTGTCCGTTATTGGTCTCAAAGACGGTCTGGGTGTCGAATGTTTACGAGGCTCCGGTTTGATTGCGGGTGAAACCTCCCGGGCATATGATGACATCTTTACCATTTCTATGGTAACTGCACGATCAGTTGGTATTGGTGCCTATCTTGTCAGATTGGGACAACGTGTTGTTCAAGTAGAGGGTCAACCGATTATCTTAACTGGTGCTCAAGCTATCAACAAAGTTTTGGGTAAGGAGGTGTACACGAGTAACATCCAGTTGGGTGGTCCTCAG ATCATGTACAAAAACGGTATCTCTCACTTGACCGCGGGCAGCGACTTGGATGGTGCTCTACAAATCATCAACTATTTGATGTTCATTCCTG AGCAACGTGGTCGAGCCATCCCAATCCTGCCTACTGGTGATCACTGGGACCGAGCCGTTGAGTGGAAGCCCACCAAGGCCGCTTACGACCCTCGAAACTTCTTGTCTGGTTGCAGTGAGGACGTTGATGGCGTGCAAAGCTGGAAATCTGGTATCTTAGATAACGGCAGTTTCTTTGAGACGATGG GCGGCTGGGCTCAAACCATTGTGACTGGTCGAGGAAGAATTAGTGGTATACCCGTGGCAGTTATTGCCGCTGAGACTCGATCTATCGAGCGCGTCGACCCTGCCGACCCCGCGAACGAGAACTCTCAAGAAAGCCGCGTTTCCCTTGCTGGTACCGTTTGGTTCCCCGACAGCTCTAGAAAGACTGCTACTGCCATCGAAGATGCCAACCGCGAGGGCCTCCCACTTGTTATCTTTGCTAACTTCCGAGGTTTCTCCGGTGGTATGTCCGATATGGCGCAAGCCATTCTCAAGGAGGGTGCCAAGATCGTCGACGGTCTCAGTAGCTACAAACACCCTGTCATTGTCTATCTCGTACCCAATGGGGAATTGCGAGGTGGTGCATGGGTAGTTTTAGACCCATCCATCAACCCTGAACACATGACCATGTTTGTCGACAATGAGTCTAGGGGCGGTGTCTTGGAACCTGAGGGTATTGTGGAGG TTAAATATCGTAAGCCAAAGGTCCAGGCTACCATGGCGCGATTGGATGAGGAGTACGCCCGactcaagaaggaagttgAGAACCCCAGCGCTTCTCCTGAAGAGAAGGCTGCGGCGACAGCTAAGCTTGAAGCTCGTGAGAAACATCTGGGCCCCGCTTACCAATCCATCGCTCTCGAGTTCGCCGATCTCC ACGACCGAAGTGGTCGAATGAAGGCTAAAGCCGACTGTATTCCCTGTGATTGGGAGAACTCTCGTCGTGCGATTTACTGGTccttgagaaggaagtTAAGCGAGATT CGTATCCTTAAGAAGCTTGAAAACGCCAATCCTCGTCTTACTTATCCTGAGCGAAAAGAGCTTCTCCAGCAGTTCATTCCCGTCGAGCTTTCCAGCGACAGCGAGGTGGCTGCGTACATCGAAAAGTCTGGAGAAGCTATTGAGTCATTCATCCAGGGAGTGCGCGACGAATGGTGTTCTGACACTTTGGTTTCCTGGGT CGGGACCAACCAGGAGGGTGTCATGTCTGGTTTCAAGAGAATCTTAGAAGGTCTCTCAGCGGAGCAGAAGACACAAGTGCTTGCCGAACTTGGGGTGCAAGGTCAAGCTTAA